CTGCCGAATGAAAATTGATATGTTTGTGACAATCCTGGTTGTCGAATTGCCTGTATGAAAGTATTCTGTATAAAATTCTGTGGTTGACCATTCAGCTGTTAACTTTTGCCATCCAGATTGCTTGGCTTTAGCTCCTGAAATTGTTGACATTGAAGATGCAACCGGTAGTCTTAAAAAACAAGAAACCACAAGAAGATGCAACCCCAGTCTTAAAAACAAGAAACTGTAAAGATAAGTAGGAAATTTGATCAATTAACTAATGGAATGATTAATTAATCATTTGAAACATGCATTGCCTACAAGTCTACACTTGCAAACAAGGCATTCATTCTATTTTCCACTTGGCACTGTTGCTCCGTGTATGATGGCCCCATGGATTTTGCTTTGTGTTTCCTACAATCCATGTTAATGTGGTTGCTCCGTTGCATGGTAGACGATCTCATGGTGCTACTGCTGACTAGGTACTGACTTAGATGCTGCTTTATCTTTACGTTCTTGAATTCTGCCCATTTCCAATCATGCTTAGTGGTTTTTCAGTTGGTGATGAAGTCTGGTGTTGAAGGCTTTGAGGGCTAGTCATGGGATTTTGAGACACGGGGTCTGGTTTTAGTCTTGACATGAAAGACTTATGATCCACTAATAAATTCAGTTGACATATTGTAGGGGAAAATATTTGTGTTGACTGGCAACATCCTGCCAATGGGATGTTCATAGTTAAATACTTTAAAATTGGCTTGTTTTTTTAATGGGAACTGTACAAACTAcgtgcgcggggggggggggggggggggtatataCAACTAAACAAAGAACATAACCAGAGAGGGGGTAAGCTGATTAGCTGAAGGAGGTTTATCCAGCTAAGGAAAACCGCTCTTATTTCTTCACTGAGTCTGTGAGCTTGTAGGATGCTTTCATCAatgaaatgttttttttttttccaatctTGCAAGCTCGGCTGGCTTTTTTCAAAAATGAGATTGTTCCTTTGCTTCCAAACTTGCCATGCTCCAATTCTGAATGTTTCCATATAAAAGGAGTTTGCAAAGTTCATTTTGGCTGAAGCCAACATTTTGAAATAGTATTGTTTTGGAAAGGGAAATTGTAAAACTTGGCTGAAAAATATATCTGTCTCCCAGATGTATGACCATTTGTCTCTTGTTCCTTCCTGATTTGTAGTTCTTGAATTATGCCTTGGAGCTCTGTGTATTCCTGATGCCTGATATTCGTCACAGTTTTGATTTGAAGATTTAGAATCTTGGGCCTTTATGGGATAATTCCATTTTCATCTTCCTGTCAGTTACTTCTGGTTTTATGCCTagcttctcaagcttctattgttGTAGCAGTATGTTATTTGATTAATTGTAACCATATACATGTTCCTTGActatttcagagtttcagaagAATTTTTgcaagaggaaggagaaaattGCACTTGAAACTACTTGACATCCATATCTTTTTCATAATAGTAAAGAAGGGACAGAATGTCTGGTGACAGTAGGAGACAGCGTTCCAAGTGGGATGCGAAAGAAGGATCTCATGATATAGTTGAGATCAGCGAAGATGAGTCTCTTCCTGATAAGACCAGTGTTGACCACGGTGGTGCTGGACATGAGAAGGAACATGCTGATGGGTTCAATAAAGATACCAAGGAATTGCAACCTAAGGCACCCTCTGAAAGATCACAACCTCTTAGAGTGGCTGATGAGCGTGATAATAATGAGTGGAGCAAGGCAGCTGGTAACCAAGGCATGAACAGATATGCAGATGACAGAAGACGCGGTGATGGATGGGGTACAGCTCGTAGTCGTGGTTATTCTTCTAGGGTGCCTTCTGATACAGATGCATGGAGGCCTCGCAGTCGCAGTCCATCACCAAGAGGGGTTTGGAACAGATCACGCAGGTATGATGGAGCAAGTAACTAATTTTATTGACTGTGCAAGTATTGGCATTTTGGTTATGTGTTCCCTGCATATAGTGTGTAAACAGCTTGAGATGCTATTTTTGGGTCAATTTTTTATTATGGAAGCATGTAAGATGGAATTCACGAGCATTATATAAAATAAATGAAGTTGAGGCCAACATTTCTGCGTTTGGTTTCCTGTCTGACCACCTATATTTGTACACAAGCAACAGGCTGTATCCTTACACTACCAACTAGTAGCAAGGAGTTGAGAAATGTGGGCCTTGATGATATCTGTACTTGTGAAGAATCTATGTTATCCAGTTTTAATCAATTTGATCTAGAAGATGGTATACTAACTTAAGAGTCAGTCACAACATCTACTAGAATTCTATTATTTGTAAATTGTAATGTCATTGAAGGATTTGGTATACTATGGCATGTGTGTTTCTGTTATCAGGAATAGAAGTCGTTCCagaagcagaagcagaagcagaaACAGGAGTCGGAGCAGAAGCAGGAGTATAGGGCGAGGCAGAGGCAGGAGCAGAAGTCCTTATTTTGCTGATCGTGGATCTGAGTGGAGGGTTGAGAGAGGCAGAACATCTGGAGGGCCTGCTCTTTCCTGCAGAGATTTTGTGGCTGGTAGATGCAGAAGAGGCTTGAATTGCAGGTTCCTTCATGAAGATGGCGGGCACAGGCCATTTGAAGATCGTTATCCTGCTGACCCAAGGGAAAGGTTTGGGTATCAGAACAAGGAGTTTATGGATTCAAGAGAACCAAATGACTATTTGCGTAGTAGGCAATCTCGAGATCATTACGATGATGGGCCGTGGGAAAGATCTGAACCCCGAAGGGATTATCGGTCTACTGAACAATGTTATAATTTTGCCAAAGGGAGATGTGCAAGAGGTGCTAGTTGCCGATTTGCTCATGGTGATTCTGGTTCTCATGGTGGATGGAGAGATGAGGCTAGGGAAAGTGCCCATGATAGAGGTGGTCCTGATTCATCCTATGTAAATAGGACTGAGCATCGTAGGGTAAATAAAAACCCTTGTAAGTTTTTTGCTGAAGGTCGATGTCGCCGTGGTGAAAATTGTTCATATCTCCACGAGGAAGCCCCCCATAGTCAGATAGGAGTAAGTGCACCTGATGAGCCTTTGAATTACAGTGACGGGCGTTCAGCAAGAGGAAACTACTCAAACTGGGGTGAACAAAATAATGCTATGCATACAACTCCTCAGATTTTATCCAGGGATGACAGGGAAAATCCTGTTTCTCAGAGTATTGGCAGAAATGATTCTAGTTATGAGTATGAAAGTCGGCATTCAAAAGATGCTGGAAAGAGCCATTTCCAGATTAGTACTCAGGAAGATTTTGGTTCACAAGTGGAAAATAAACATGAAGTTGCTGTTTCACAACAGCCACAGCTATTAGCTCCTGTCCATACTACTGCAGATAACATGAATAATGTAAATGTACCCAGCATGGGTGGTCAGAATGCTCCTGCAACACTTGGTGATTTGAGCATGCAGCCAGGTATGCATAGTGCTAATAGTTTAGCGGAGCAAAGCTTGGGCCAAATACTTCAGAGACATGATGAGATTCCTCATATTACTGGGCCATCAACTCTTCCAGTTGCCACCCAGTTGCAGAACGTTACATCCTCATTCCCTTTGAATAACCATGTGCAACAAAACAACTTCCCTGTACATCATAACAGGCAAGAGCAATTTGTAGTTCCACAAGCAGCTGCAAATAACTCAACTCCCAGCATGCAGGGCCAGCCGGTTGCTCCTCGTATGGGTCATGGCCAACATGGCTATGGTCTAGAGCCACAGGCACTGCCAAATTCCGCTGTGCATAATGGACATAATTTCAGTGCTGCTGGTCAAGTTCCACAGAATCTTCCAACAACTGTGCTTGCTGGGCAGAGTCAGGCAACAGTTGACATTCCTAGGCTGAGTCAAGACAGTGGTTCTCAAAGCATACAAAACATGCAGAATTTCCAGCCAGTTGCTCCAAATATGCAAaatcaatccttgcaaggtttaCCTCTTGTGCCAACTTCCAGCTCAACTGATATGGTTGGAGTTACTGT
The Panicum virgatum strain AP13 chromosome 6N, P.virgatum_v5, whole genome shotgun sequence genome window above contains:
- the LOC120677649 gene encoding zinc finger CCCH domain-containing protein 55-like, producing the protein MSGDSRRQRSKWDAKEGSHDIVEISEDESLPDKTSVDHGGAGHEKEHADGFNKDTKELQPKAPSERSQPLRVADERDNNEWSKAAGNQGMNRYADDRRRGDGWGTARSRGYSSRVPSDTDAWRPRSRSPSPRGVWNRSRRNRSRSRSRSRSRNRSRSRSRSIGRGRGRSRSPYFADRGSEWRVERGRTSGGPALSCRDFVAGRCRRGLNCRFLHEDGGHRPFEDRYPADPRERFGYQNKEFMDSREPNDYLRSRQSRDHYDDGPWERSEPRRDYRSTEQCYNFAKGRCARGASCRFAHGDSGSHGGWRDEARESAHDRGGPDSSYVNRTEHRRVNKNPCKFFAEGRCRRGENCSYLHEEAPHSQIGVSAPDEPLNYSDGRSARGNYSNWGEQNNAMHTTPQILSRDDRENPVSQSIGRNDSSYEYESRHSKDAGKSHFQISTQEDFGSQVENKHEVAVSQQPQLLAPVHTTADNMNNVNVPSMGGQNAPATLGDLSMQPGMHSANSLAEQSLGQILQRHDEIPHITGPSTLPVATQLQNVTSSFPLNNHVQQNNFPVHHNRQEQFVVPQAAANNSTPSMQGQPVAPRMGHGQHGYGLEPQALPNSAVHNGHNFSAAGQVPQNLPTTVLAGQSQATVDIPRLSQDSGSQSIQNMQNFQPVAPNMQNQSLQGLPLVPTSSSTDMVGVTVSHNAAKSEEVSRVTASLAQYFGNTAFGAGTGLQSSQPNVNSSLMANSSAVPPSVQPNQWPWTQQQTGLVQSGLSVPSEQKQQHAPQTFQMPIAVSSSNGNSMLLPHAGAPSGPAAAAAVASVVNETMPPESKKGENKDSDAEAHEDGDNKKSKDSKPLKMFKVALADFVKEALKPTWKEGQMSREVHKTIVKKVVDKVTSTVENTPPTKEKIEIYMSYSKDKLNKLVQAYVGKYAKA